In Halobaculum magnesiiphilum, the following proteins share a genomic window:
- a CDS encoding class I fructose-bisphosphate aldolase — protein sequence MLPDADAAITRDGKALILAYDHGIEHGPVDFEPNPETADPERVFELATHDAVTALAVGKGVAEAHYPSYDDDVALLAKLNGTSNLWMGEPDSAVNWSVEYAAELGADAIGFTLYGGSNNEVEMAEEFRDAQEAAREHDMGVVMWSYPRGQGLKNDTAPDTIAYAARLGLELGADIAKVKYPGSPEAMAHAAEMAGPTKVVMSGGSKTDDRAFLETVAGAIDGGAKGLAVGRNVFQRENPEEILDALEAVIFEEASVDEALEHTSASAVADD from the coding sequence ATGCTCCCCGACGCGGACGCGGCGATCACCCGGGACGGTAAGGCGCTCATTCTCGCGTACGACCACGGGATCGAACACGGCCCGGTGGACTTCGAGCCGAACCCGGAAACGGCCGATCCCGAGCGGGTGTTCGAGCTGGCGACCCACGACGCGGTGACGGCGCTCGCGGTCGGGAAGGGCGTCGCGGAGGCGCACTACCCCAGCTACGACGACGACGTGGCGCTGTTGGCGAAGCTCAACGGCACCTCGAACCTCTGGATGGGCGAGCCAGACTCCGCCGTGAACTGGTCGGTCGAGTACGCCGCCGAGCTCGGCGCCGACGCGATCGGCTTCACGCTGTACGGTGGCTCGAACAACGAGGTGGAGATGGCCGAGGAGTTCCGCGACGCACAGGAGGCGGCCCGCGAGCACGACATGGGCGTCGTGATGTGGTCGTACCCGCGCGGACAGGGGCTGAAGAACGACACCGCCCCCGACACGATCGCGTACGCCGCCCGGCTCGGGCTCGAACTCGGCGCCGACATCGCGAAGGTGAAGTACCCCGGATCGCCGGAGGCGATGGCTCACGCGGCCGAGATGGCCGGCCCGACGAAGGTGGTGATGTCCGGCGGGTCGAAGACCGACGACCGCGCGTTCCTGGAGACGGTCGCCGGCGCGATCGACGGCGGCGCGAAGGGGCTCGCGGTCGGCCGGAACGTCTTCCAGCGGGAGAACCCCGAGGAGATCCTCGACGCGCTGGAGGCGGTCATCTTCGAGGAGGCGTCCGTCGACGAGGCGCTCGAACACACCTCCGCCTCCGCCGTCGCCGACGACTGA
- a CDS encoding class 1 fructose-bisphosphatase, with amino-acid sequence MEGADSDPGDGAADSADPDAVAVAETTLEAVAAAAPEIRAGLPGRRRYLDDENPSGEDVLAADVYADELLEATLGDIDGVGTYASEERESTVDTGDGAVSVAVDPLDGSSNLESNNPMGTVVAIYDGDLPASGRDLVGAGFVLYGPVTTMVAGVGAPADATIREYLVTGEGDREKLERIELPDDPTVYGFGGRVPDWPDDFATYVDEIEDELKLRYGGAMIADVSQVLSYGGVFAYPALESAPDGKLRLQFEGNPVAYLVEGAGGRSSDGARSLLDVEATGIHQRVPVHVGNEALIERLEAALDEVPAR; translated from the coding sequence ATGGAGGGAGCCGACTCCGATCCCGGCGACGGCGCCGCGGACTCGGCCGATCCCGACGCGGTCGCCGTCGCGGAGACGACACTGGAGGCCGTCGCCGCGGCGGCTCCCGAGATCCGCGCGGGGCTGCCGGGGCGACGGCGCTACCTCGACGACGAGAACCCGTCCGGCGAGGACGTGCTCGCGGCCGACGTGTACGCCGACGAGCTGCTGGAGGCGACGTTGGGCGACATCGACGGCGTCGGCACCTACGCCAGCGAGGAGCGCGAGTCGACGGTCGACACGGGCGACGGGGCGGTGTCGGTCGCGGTCGACCCGCTGGACGGCTCCTCGAACCTGGAGTCGAACAACCCGATGGGCACGGTCGTCGCGATCTACGACGGTGACCTCCCGGCCTCCGGGCGCGACCTCGTCGGCGCCGGGTTCGTGTTGTACGGCCCGGTCACGACGATGGTCGCCGGCGTCGGCGCGCCCGCTGACGCGACGATCCGAGAGTACCTCGTCACCGGAGAGGGCGACCGGGAGAAGCTGGAACGGATCGAACTCCCCGACGACCCGACCGTCTACGGCTTCGGCGGGCGCGTCCCCGACTGGCCCGACGACTTCGCCACCTACGTCGACGAGATCGAGGACGAGCTGAAGCTACGCTACGGCGGCGCGATGATCGCGGACGTGAGCCAGGTGCTCTCCTACGGCGGCGTGTTCGCGTACCCGGCGCTGGAGTCCGCGCCCGACGGGAAGCTCCGCCTCCAGTTCGAGGGCAACCCCGTCGCATATCTCGTGGAGGGCGCCGGCGGGCGCTCCTCCGACGGCGCCCGGTCGCTGTTGGACGTGGAGGCGACCGGGATCCACCAGCGGGTGCCGGTCCACGTCGGGAACGAGGCGCTGATCGAACGGCTCGAAGCGGCGCTCGACGAGGTTCCAGCCCGATAG
- a CDS encoding S9 family peptidase, whose translation MAHPASTPDGSEIALYYDIDGRNELYLLDPDTGELDRWSDGQVPKDARHGFAWDAAGERVLFHLDEAGNEQNDVHAIDRDGTAEPVVEMDGQVTLQSVGDDGETLLVGSNADGQMNVYRHDLPSGETTKVTDYDRAVWTAELSPDCERFAFTTNTSDDYDNADVFVASVARSATESRPAAGDDLDGSNARSLEIGETGAESAPADWHPDGEALLVSDNTPDKGRCGVYDFEADDVTWFGTSEYEETPEFFLPDGDRFLATRTRDAEVVPVVYDTTTGEGRELDVPGGVSTFGRGPSDDGWVLDENRVLLMHTTPTRRPELLAYDLHADEYETVLEAEYGPFSPDDFADAEYITVESDGVPETPQRAVEHDPYDELEIGAIFYDSGERPSPLVVNPHGGPRHRDTLSFGYRTQFLLSRGFSVLQVNYRGSTGRGREFVEELYDDWGGAEQGDVATAAEHVLAAYDWLDDDRVVVFGGSYGGYSAYWQLVQFPDLYDAGVAWVGVSDLFDMAENTMPHFRSELMVKYLGEPDENEALYEERSPVTHVDNLAAPLLIVHGVNDRRVPVSQARIFRDALEDAGYEEGDDYEYEELGEEGHGSSDIDDKIRSLELLDDFFERRVGTVEADVAASDD comes from the coding sequence ATGGCGCACCCCGCGTCGACCCCGGACGGGTCCGAAATCGCGCTGTACTACGACATCGACGGCCGCAACGAACTGTACCTCCTCGACCCCGACACCGGAGAACTGGACCGGTGGTCCGACGGTCAGGTTCCGAAGGACGCCCGCCACGGCTTCGCGTGGGACGCCGCCGGCGAGCGCGTCCTCTTCCACCTCGACGAGGCCGGCAACGAGCAGAACGACGTTCACGCCATCGACCGCGACGGCACCGCCGAACCGGTCGTCGAGATGGACGGACAGGTGACGCTCCAGTCGGTCGGCGACGACGGCGAGACGCTGCTGGTCGGGTCGAACGCCGACGGGCAGATGAACGTCTACCGCCACGACCTCCCCTCGGGTGAGACGACGAAGGTCACCGACTACGACCGCGCCGTCTGGACGGCGGAGCTGTCGCCCGACTGCGAGCGGTTCGCGTTCACGACGAACACGTCTGACGACTACGACAACGCGGACGTGTTCGTCGCCAGCGTGGCGCGAAGCGCCACGGAGAGCCGGCCGGCGGCCGGCGACGATCTCGACGGATCGAACGCCCGCAGCCTCGAGATCGGCGAGACCGGCGCTGAGTCGGCGCCGGCGGACTGGCACCCCGACGGCGAGGCGCTGCTCGTCTCCGACAACACGCCGGACAAGGGTCGCTGCGGCGTGTACGACTTCGAGGCCGACGACGTGACGTGGTTCGGGACCAGCGAGTACGAGGAGACGCCCGAGTTCTTCCTCCCCGACGGCGATCGCTTCCTCGCGACGCGGACGCGCGACGCCGAGGTCGTCCCGGTCGTCTACGACACGACGACCGGTGAGGGGCGCGAACTCGACGTGCCCGGCGGCGTGTCAACCTTCGGTCGCGGCCCCTCGGACGACGGGTGGGTCCTCGACGAGAACCGCGTGCTGCTCATGCACACCACGCCGACTCGCCGGCCCGAACTGCTCGCGTACGACCTCCACGCCGACGAATACGAGACGGTGTTGGAGGCCGAGTACGGCCCGTTCTCCCCCGACGACTTCGCCGACGCGGAGTACATCACCGTCGAGTCTGACGGCGTGCCCGAGACGCCGCAGCGCGCCGTCGAGCACGACCCGTACGACGAACTGGAGATCGGCGCGATCTTCTACGACTCCGGCGAGCGGCCGTCGCCGTTGGTCGTCAACCCCCACGGCGGCCCGCGCCACCGCGACACGCTCTCGTTCGGCTACCGCACGCAGTTCCTGCTCTCGCGCGGCTTCTCCGTGCTCCAGGTGAACTATCGCGGCTCCACCGGCCGCGGCCGGGAGTTCGTCGAGGAGCTGTACGACGACTGGGGCGGCGCCGAGCAGGGCGACGTTGCCACCGCGGCCGAGCACGTCCTCGCCGCGTACGATTGGCTGGACGACGACCGCGTCGTCGTCTTCGGCGGCTCCTACGGCGGCTACTCGGCGTACTGGCAGCTGGTGCAGTTCCCCGACCTCTACGACGCGGGGGTCGCGTGGGTCGGCGTCTCGGACCTGTTCGACATGGCCGAGAACACCATGCCCCACTTCCGCTCGGAGCTGATGGTGAAGTACCTCGGCGAGCCCGACGAGAACGAGGCGCTGTACGAGGAGCGCTCGCCGGTCACCCACGTCGACAACCTCGCGGCCCCCCTCCTGATCGTCCACGGCGTCAACGACCGTCGGGTCCCGGTGTCGCAGGCGCGCATCTTCCGCGACGCCCTCGAGGACGCCGGCTACGAGGAGGGCGACGACTACGAGTACGAGGAACTCGGCGAGGAGGGCCACGGCTCCTCGGACATCGACGACAAGATCCGGAGCCTCGAACTGCTCGACGACTTCTTCGAGCGTCGTGTCGGCACCGTCGAAGCCGACGTGGCCGCGAGCGACGACTGA
- a CDS encoding acyl-CoA carboxylase subunit beta, whose amino-acid sequence MKVHVGAGATEEEAGAIASALAEHFGVDIEVYAGDDAHDDGGAADEPIATAEPPEIEYPLDDDLGPTDREAELRAEIDDILEGGPEKYKQRLPEQGKLFVRDRLDLWFGDGGAGGTGDASTEDAADGVKFEDGKFAHFDAWHGNSPDVAEADEGNRLPADGLITGAAEFEGRDLHFMANDFTVKAGSMAGRGVEKFLRMQQRALKNGKPVLYLMDSSGGRIDQQTGFFANREGIGKYYYNHSMLSGRVPQICVLYGPCIAGAAYTPVFADFTVMVEGMSAMAIASPRMVKMVTGEEIEMDDLGGPDVHAKYSGSADLVAEDEQHARQLVADLMSYLPDKAGEKPPRSEPKPPTYSPDGIDELIPEAPNRPYDVHDLLDRICDAESVFELKPEYGTEIVTAFARIDGKPVGVVANQPTERSGAIFPDAAEKAAEFIWTCDAYEIPLLYLCDTPGFMAGSQVEKDAILEKGKKFIYATSSATVPKQTVVIRKAYGAGIYAMGGPAYEPESVIGLPSGEIGIMGPEAAINAVYANKLAEIDDPDERAEREDELREEYRRDIDIHRMASEVVIDEIVPPSDLREELVQRFDFYEDIEKSVPDKKHGTVL is encoded by the coding sequence ATGAAAGTCCACGTGGGCGCGGGTGCGACCGAGGAGGAGGCCGGCGCCATCGCCTCGGCGCTGGCCGAGCACTTCGGCGTCGACATCGAGGTGTACGCCGGCGACGACGCTCATGACGACGGCGGCGCTGCCGACGAGCCGATCGCGACCGCCGAGCCGCCCGAGATCGAGTACCCCTTGGACGACGACCTGGGTCCGACCGACCGCGAGGCCGAACTCCGCGCGGAGATCGACGACATCCTCGAGGGCGGCCCCGAGAAGTACAAGCAGCGGCTCCCCGAGCAGGGGAAGCTGTTCGTTCGCGACCGCCTCGACCTGTGGTTCGGCGACGGCGGGGCCGGGGGGACCGGCGACGCGAGTACCGAAGACGCCGCCGACGGCGTGAAGTTCGAGGACGGGAAGTTCGCCCACTTCGACGCCTGGCACGGGAACTCCCCCGACGTGGCGGAGGCCGACGAGGGCAACCGGCTCCCCGCGGACGGGCTCATCACCGGCGCCGCCGAGTTCGAGGGGCGCGACCTGCACTTCATGGCGAACGACTTCACCGTGAAGGCGGGGTCGATGGCCGGTCGCGGCGTCGAGAAGTTCCTCCGGATGCAACAGCGCGCACTCAAGAACGGGAAGCCGGTCCTCTACCTGATGGACTCCTCGGGCGGCCGGATCGACCAGCAGACCGGGTTCTTCGCCAACCGCGAGGGGATCGGGAAGTACTACTACAACCACTCGATGCTCTCGGGGCGCGTCCCGCAGATCTGCGTGCTCTACGGCCCCTGTATCGCCGGCGCCGCCTACACCCCGGTGTTCGCCGACTTCACCGTCATGGTCGAGGGGATGTCCGCGATGGCGATCGCGTCGCCGCGGATGGTGAAGATGGTCACCGGCGAGGAGATCGAGATGGACGACCTGGGCGGTCCTGACGTGCACGCGAAGTACTCCGGCAGCGCAGACCTCGTCGCCGAGGACGAACAGCATGCCCGACAGCTCGTCGCGGATCTGATGAGCTACCTCCCCGACAAGGCCGGCGAGAAGCCGCCCCGCAGCGAGCCGAAGCCGCCGACGTATTCGCCCGACGGCATCGACGAGCTGATCCCGGAGGCGCCGAACCGCCCGTACGACGTCCACGACCTGCTCGACCGCATCTGCGACGCGGAGTCCGTTTTCGAGCTGAAACCCGAGTACGGCACGGAGATCGTCACGGCGTTCGCCCGCATCGACGGCAAGCCCGTCGGCGTCGTCGCCAACCAGCCGACCGAGCGCTCGGGTGCCATCTTCCCGGACGCCGCCGAGAAGGCCGCCGAGTTCATCTGGACCTGTGACGCCTACGAGATCCCCCTGCTGTACCTCTGTGACACGCCGGGGTTCATGGCCGGCTCGCAGGTCGAGAAGGACGCCATCCTCGAGAAGGGCAAGAAGTTCATCTACGCGACCTCCTCGGCCACCGTCCCCAAGCAGACCGTCGTCATCCGCAAGGCGTACGGCGCGGGCATCTACGCGATGGGCGGCCCCGCCTACGAGCCGGAGTCCGTCATCGGGCTCCCCTCCGGCGAGATCGGGATCATGGGCCCCGAGGCGGCGATCAACGCCGTCTACGCCAACAAGCTCGCTGAGATCGACGACCCCGACGAGCGCGCCGAGCGCGAGGACGAACTCCGCGAGGAGTACCGCCGCGACATCGACATCCACCGGATGGCGAGCGAGGTCGTCATCGACGAGATCGTCCCGCCCTCCGACCTCCGCGAGGAGCTCGTCCAGCGGTTCGACTTCTACGAGGACATCGAGAAGTCGGTCCCCGACAAGAAGCACGGGACCGTTCTCTAG